From a single Gimesia fumaroli genomic region:
- a CDS encoding catalase, with protein MTKKPTLTTTGGAPIADNQNSLTAGPRGPVLLQDYQLLEKLAHQNRERIAERVVHAKGWGAHGTLTIEHDISKYTKAKALQPGIRTDMIARFSTVAGEAGAADAERDVRGFALKFYTEEGNWDLVGNNTPVFFVRDAYKFPDFIHTQKRHPKTNLRSPTAMWDFWSLSPESLHQVTILFSDRGLPVGVRNMNGYGSHTYSFINEKDERFWVKFHFKTQQGHKHWTNAEAEQVVGKTRESTQEDLFYAIEKGEFPKWKFQIQVMPESDADETPYNPFDLTKVWPHSDYPCIDVGTMELNRNPENYFAEIEQAAFSPSNTVPGIGFSPDKMLQARVFSYADAHRHRLGTHYEALPVNEPKCPVHHYHKDGAMHFKSNGCPVDAYYEPNSFNGPVENPDVAEPPLKISGDAARYDHREGNDDYSQPRALFQLFDDGEKARLFSNIAAAMQGVPQEIIDRQLKHFELVDPAYAAGVRDALKAS; from the coding sequence ATGACTAAGAAACCAACGCTCACCACCACAGGTGGTGCCCCCATTGCTGATAATCAAAACTCGTTGACAGCCGGCCCGCGTGGTCCTGTTCTGCTGCAAGATTATCAGTTGCTCGAAAAACTGGCGCATCAAAACCGAGAGCGGATCGCCGAACGCGTTGTGCATGCCAAAGGCTGGGGCGCGCATGGCACACTGACCATCGAACACGACATCAGCAAATACACCAAAGCCAAAGCCCTGCAGCCCGGCATCAGAACCGACATGATCGCCCGCTTCTCCACGGTGGCCGGCGAAGCGGGTGCCGCGGATGCCGAGCGCGACGTGCGCGGCTTCGCCCTCAAATTCTACACCGAAGAAGGCAACTGGGATCTGGTCGGAAATAATACGCCGGTCTTCTTTGTGCGTGATGCCTACAAGTTCCCTGACTTCATTCACACACAGAAACGGCATCCCAAAACCAACCTGCGTTCTCCCACCGCAATGTGGGATTTCTGGTCCCTCTCGCCGGAATCACTGCACCAGGTCACAATCCTGTTTTCGGATCGCGGCTTGCCCGTCGGCGTGCGAAACATGAACGGCTACGGCAGCCACACCTATAGTTTCATTAATGAAAAAGACGAACGGTTCTGGGTCAAGTTCCACTTCAAAACCCAGCAGGGACACAAACACTGGACCAACGCAGAAGCCGAACAGGTCGTCGGCAAGACGCGCGAAAGCACGCAGGAAGACCTGTTTTACGCCATTGAAAAAGGCGAGTTCCCCAAATGGAAGTTCCAGATCCAGGTCATGCCGGAAAGCGATGCGGACGAGACGCCTTATAACCCCTTTGACCTGACGAAAGTCTGGCCGCACAGCGATTATCCCTGTATCGATGTCGGCACGATGGAATTGAATCGCAACCCGGAAAACTATTTTGCGGAAATCGAGCAGGCTGCCTTCTCACCTTCGAATACGGTTCCCGGCATCGGCTTTTCTCCCGACAAGATGCTGCAGGCCCGCGTCTTCTCGTACGCCGACGCGCACCGGCATCGTCTGGGAACCCACTACGAAGCGTTACCCGTCAACGAACCGAAGTGCCCCGTGCATCACTATCACAAAGATGGCGCGATGCACTTCAAATCGAACGGCTGCCCCGTGGACGCCTATTACGAACCGAACTCCTTCAACGGCCCGGTAGAAAACCCGGATGTCGCCGAACCGCCGCTAAAAATTTCGGGCGATGCCGCCCGCTACGATCACCGCGAAGGCAACGACGATTATTCACAACCCCGTGCACTGTTCCAGTTATTCGACGACGGTGAAAAAGCACGACTCTTCTCCAACATCGCCGCCGCGATGCAGGGCGTGCCACAAGAAATCATCGACCGTCAGCTCAAACATTTTGAGTTAGTCGACCCGGCTTATGCAGCCGGTGTGCGGGATGCGTTGAAGGCGTCCTGA
- a CDS encoding LysR family transcriptional regulator — protein sequence MEVDQLRYFLRVAERGNFTRAAEELMISQPALSRSIQKLEDELGQPVFERKTRSLALTDAGVLLQSRAQQILTLIEDTKAEISDDGHTGQIRVGAIPTIAPYFLPDFLRQFSAEFPEATLIVQEETTDKLLHSCTQGEIDLAILALPVPARYLEVEELFQEELLLVMPPDHPLVEKTQIRLADIKPYPFVLLDEAHCLSDNIVSFCRQRSYHPVAVEHTSQLAMVQELVSLSHGISMVPQMARDRDETNRRVYRSLSGSKPLRKIAVMWNPYRFQSQLLETFKDRLRVYTQKRKKQQK from the coding sequence ATGGAAGTCGACCAACTACGCTATTTTCTCCGTGTCGCAGAACGAGGGAATTTTACCCGGGCGGCCGAAGAATTGATGATTTCCCAACCCGCATTGAGCCGTTCGATCCAAAAACTGGAGGACGAATTGGGGCAACCCGTTTTTGAACGAAAAACACGCTCTCTCGCGCTGACCGATGCAGGCGTACTCTTACAGTCGCGCGCACAACAGATTTTGACGCTCATCGAAGACACCAAAGCCGAAATCTCAGACGATGGTCATACAGGTCAGATTCGTGTCGGCGCCATCCCCACCATCGCCCCTTACTTCCTGCCCGATTTTCTCCGCCAGTTCTCTGCCGAATTCCCCGAGGCCACCTTGATCGTTCAGGAAGAAACCACCGACAAGCTGCTGCATAGTTGTACCCAGGGAGAAATCGATCTGGCGATTCTCGCGTTACCGGTCCCTGCTCGCTACCTTGAAGTAGAAGAACTGTTTCAGGAAGAGCTCCTGTTAGTAATGCCTCCGGATCATCCCCTGGTTGAGAAAACGCAAATCCGCCTGGCAGATATCAAGCCGTACCCCTTCGTCCTGCTGGATGAAGCGCACTGCCTGTCTGATAATATCGTTTCTTTCTGTCGCCAACGATCCTATCATCCTGTAGCCGTCGAACATACCAGTCAACTGGCAATGGTCCAGGAACTCGTCTCGCTTTCACATGGCATTTCGATGGTCCCGCAAATGGCGCGCGACCGAGACGAAACTAACCGCCGCGTCTATCGCTCGCTGAGTGGAAGCAAACCGCTCCGTAAAATCGCCGTGATGTGGAATCCCTACCGCTTTCAAAGCCAACTGCTGGAAACCTTCAAAGACCGCTTGCGCGTTTATACGCAAAAACGCAAAAAACAGCAGAAATGA
- a CDS encoding SIR2 family protein, whose protein sequence is MNAARHETTQKKQPSVRDLDTTNFICQIRTELAEGNGFVPLLGAGVSVGSGVPIISEVRAYLAKCLKLALGVGLQEQDRRKRRWYPRTDAWPQLQNIRLQDAHHAFDEIVAEIHKKRESSYSAQNESQVFEEAIGALADWRSLLLLLSRLEYFPESTAQTDKHTCQSAKKNPTYILRLGPPNYDVIDSFFHHITSGKRPCLVHSMIAQLASPMRFEVVLTTNLDELTEEAFREAGEPLDPVEVHLSAGIPTASSSRDRILIKLHGGRYGVRADYSLDDEPTLKEKENFASYFWRHTQESTIDEDLKFSNSEKDIKNHAFILGTSGNDRRVVELLKYTVKRQQEDQPQDSDQSTENGKSNDTQNAPPKIFWVCYTERDQQEVKAAFQDSNAEVYTVTQAFLGAFLLQLFQSVTCSLPPKSAPFPSSASFSFPPGNLTPKKIQQLNDLIHAGIDISGSKVSETADSLFHDEKRVHTEKIRECRLLRLTALPDQHGVVSKGIHHFYRAMSKQRQCVWMSMEHIGSTDELFEILTDAVAKTAGLSDWMPIVLYDQSEKAVGEIRRLTQGRKEWVIFIDARDGAGSSRCDMDDKIKSNDDVLTRPNGWLDRVIKTDTRHQRTELDDPSSNANDFADLLARVSGLECQNVNLVLLYHAYLTEKDDEEEHIPSPLHQFLNSKKLGRCIQVEDGYAFQTTNLAGTIKPPAGPYDSKEINTKVGIIQSTSLQQNFTQEKTAKQGLKWARNKDKATFLLALCLADRFRYADLLLSDAFFPPESLHPSKRDDSNQSRRRYKLIFGDANQDTSKNIGWINELADAEKCLVRRMPGNFTWMHAPARNYLRKYFHKKASSNAINNTWDVRNSKTVTRFPFACFRAHYLIANWYDKLFRSSGDPLAGLEGVTHYLNAAYEAFQMMRDNQAKKNRKSSVCWTPPKESSDVPVVPHEQIIVALTAARLLLQEVEPAASVTGYPKATCRRLVYIREKLLKTLHTEFSNKTSPPVNFIKKDQLALENAQSLIHQMVLRALYIKRGIAREVSEHNRGFFRHRQIREYLLTHKITVNKFMPETTEEFDEIKNNRKQTWPELLKSTIWKKWLKSKTISTGELHLLNEFASWYRHGGILSLATRGYPATIRQLNYAYQISCSVIRDRKIRAFPEWNFKTPNKNSKSPDLLRLIQSVKRLDNKQLSQVQNFAEALFFDPALIPDDIENPYRGNFKKKKDLKAFHDLLHLIEQQITGDEIEALLPKQLDEWQLVAVSDLAKCLCRQVQWLIVQIESARFACGQSIKKQEEQWCQKAIQIHKLFNRLSRRMNPSDTDSSSHCRQMMETQMSTIYGIQNDWHKAHECLDRALGLTSNLGAADSLLNSGIIELHRAQLFLLHARSLGNGIIPETRRNLLRLLHRVARGNYSRGLEGLKKSEQEIIDYLKDAKKYWKKKGIKKPSKATPEEKKKWKTDLSSGRRLLEDAEASLKKAELALVQKRKNVWWSTWLFELQAKVVEYRLLFSIHERVHHLAWKSQEDLRDLITSTRAGIVPIPDFGSNSSPRSEPTILDEALENTLRMVRLDLVRLSRVVESYAFCHWALSVLIQLSPDLEWLPTRQEMMRKALGADRQRTAIEILQSKIKRRTSMPPVLDPFAHAYAENTLQLARDVVDFTPIHGGS, encoded by the coding sequence ATGAACGCTGCTCGCCATGAAACGACTCAGAAAAAACAACCATCGGTACGAGATCTGGACACAACCAATTTTATTTGCCAGATCAGAACAGAGTTAGCAGAGGGTAATGGCTTTGTTCCCCTGTTGGGCGCCGGTGTTTCCGTGGGGTCTGGTGTCCCGATCATCAGTGAAGTGCGCGCCTATTTAGCCAAATGTCTTAAGCTGGCGCTTGGGGTTGGCTTACAAGAACAAGATCGTAGAAAACGTCGCTGGTATCCGCGTACCGACGCCTGGCCGCAACTGCAGAACATTCGCCTGCAAGATGCCCATCATGCGTTCGACGAAATCGTCGCGGAAATTCATAAGAAACGTGAATCAAGCTACTCAGCTCAAAATGAATCTCAGGTCTTTGAAGAAGCAATTGGTGCTCTGGCAGACTGGCGATCATTGCTACTCCTTCTTTCCCGTCTGGAATATTTTCCTGAAAGCACAGCACAAACAGACAAGCACACGTGCCAGTCAGCGAAAAAAAATCCCACCTACATTCTTCGTCTGGGTCCACCCAATTATGATGTCATTGACTCATTCTTTCATCACATCACATCGGGAAAGCGCCCTTGTCTTGTGCATTCCATGATCGCACAGCTTGCCAGCCCGATGCGATTTGAAGTGGTACTAACGACCAACCTGGATGAATTGACCGAAGAAGCATTTCGGGAAGCAGGAGAACCTCTTGATCCGGTAGAAGTCCATTTGAGTGCCGGTATTCCCACCGCCTCTTCCAGTCGGGATCGTATTTTAATCAAGCTGCACGGGGGGAGATATGGTGTCCGAGCCGACTACTCTCTCGACGATGAACCAACCCTGAAAGAGAAAGAAAACTTCGCTTCTTATTTCTGGAGGCATACACAAGAATCGACAATTGATGAGGATCTGAAATTCTCAAACTCAGAAAAAGACATCAAGAATCATGCCTTCATCCTGGGGACTTCCGGAAACGATCGGCGTGTGGTCGAACTCTTAAAGTACACAGTAAAACGACAACAAGAGGATCAACCTCAAGACTCGGACCAATCAACAGAGAACGGTAAATCTAACGACACACAAAACGCCCCCCCAAAAATTTTCTGGGTCTGTTATACAGAACGAGATCAACAAGAAGTCAAAGCTGCTTTTCAGGATTCGAATGCAGAAGTTTACACTGTCACCCAGGCATTTTTAGGTGCGTTCCTGTTACAGTTGTTCCAGTCGGTGACCTGCTCATTGCCTCCCAAGTCAGCCCCCTTCCCTTCTTCAGCTTCATTCAGCTTTCCTCCTGGCAATTTGACACCGAAGAAGATCCAGCAGCTCAATGATCTGATTCACGCCGGCATCGATATAAGCGGTTCTAAAGTCAGCGAAACCGCAGACTCCCTGTTCCATGATGAAAAACGTGTTCATACCGAAAAAATCAGAGAGTGCCGTTTATTGAGACTAACCGCACTTCCCGATCAACACGGCGTCGTCAGTAAAGGCATTCATCATTTCTATCGCGCGATGTCGAAACAGAGACAGTGTGTCTGGATGTCGATGGAACATATTGGCAGTACCGATGAGTTATTCGAAATCCTTACTGATGCCGTTGCGAAAACCGCGGGGCTTTCTGATTGGATGCCGATTGTGCTCTATGATCAATCGGAAAAAGCGGTCGGCGAAATCAGGCGGCTCACTCAGGGGCGGAAAGAGTGGGTCATTTTTATCGATGCCCGTGATGGCGCGGGTTCCTCGCGCTGCGACATGGATGACAAAATCAAGTCGAATGATGATGTGCTAACAAGACCTAATGGCTGGCTGGATAGAGTCATCAAAACGGATACACGCCATCAGAGAACAGAATTAGACGATCCTTCCTCAAATGCAAATGACTTTGCCGATCTGCTCGCACGCGTTTCCGGCCTCGAATGTCAGAATGTCAATCTGGTATTACTGTATCATGCGTATTTGACAGAGAAAGACGACGAAGAAGAACATATTCCCAGTCCACTCCATCAATTCCTGAACTCGAAAAAACTGGGACGCTGTATTCAAGTGGAAGATGGGTATGCCTTTCAAACCACCAATTTGGCCGGCACGATAAAACCACCAGCAGGTCCATACGACTCCAAAGAGATAAATACGAAAGTGGGAATCATCCAATCAACTTCGCTACAACAAAATTTCACCCAGGAAAAAACGGCCAAACAAGGACTGAAATGGGCCAGGAATAAAGACAAGGCGACATTTTTACTCGCATTGTGCCTGGCGGACCGGTTTCGCTATGCAGATCTACTGCTATCCGATGCCTTTTTTCCTCCAGAATCCCTTCATCCTTCAAAGCGAGATGACTCGAATCAGTCGAGAAGACGCTACAAACTGATTTTTGGCGATGCCAATCAGGATACCTCGAAGAATATTGGATGGATCAATGAATTAGCAGACGCAGAAAAATGTCTTGTCAGGCGCATGCCCGGTAATTTTACCTGGATGCATGCGCCTGCTAGAAACTACCTGCGTAAGTATTTTCACAAAAAGGCAAGTTCAAACGCCATCAACAACACATGGGACGTCCGAAACTCAAAGACTGTCACTCGTTTTCCTTTTGCCTGTTTCCGCGCTCACTATCTGATTGCCAACTGGTACGACAAACTCTTCCGCTCTTCTGGCGATCCACTAGCAGGTCTCGAAGGAGTCACTCATTATCTCAATGCCGCCTATGAGGCGTTCCAGATGATGCGAGATAATCAAGCAAAGAAAAACAGGAAATCTTCAGTCTGTTGGACGCCGCCTAAAGAAAGCAGCGATGTTCCCGTCGTTCCCCACGAGCAAATCATTGTAGCGTTGACAGCAGCGCGCTTGCTGCTGCAGGAAGTGGAGCCTGCCGCTTCAGTGACAGGCTATCCGAAAGCCACTTGCCGAAGACTTGTTTACATCAGAGAAAAACTGCTAAAAACACTCCACACAGAATTTTCAAATAAGACTTCCCCTCCAGTCAACTTTATTAAAAAAGATCAGCTCGCCCTTGAAAATGCGCAAAGCCTCATTCACCAGATGGTTTTGCGCGCCTTATACATCAAACGAGGTATCGCACGGGAAGTTTCAGAACACAACCGCGGCTTTTTTCGACACCGCCAGATTCGTGAGTATTTGTTGACTCATAAAATCACTGTTAACAAATTCATGCCTGAAACAACAGAAGAGTTTGACGAGATCAAAAACAATCGAAAACAAACCTGGCCAGAGTTATTAAAAAGCACGATTTGGAAAAAATGGTTGAAATCGAAAACAATTTCAACGGGTGAACTGCATCTGCTCAATGAGTTCGCTTCCTGGTATCGTCATGGTGGAATTCTCTCCTTGGCAACGCGTGGTTACCCCGCAACCATCAGGCAATTAAACTACGCGTATCAAATCTCATGCAGTGTCATCAGGGACAGGAAAATTCGTGCATTTCCAGAATGGAATTTCAAAACTCCTAACAAAAACAGCAAATCACCAGACTTATTAAGATTAATTCAGTCAGTCAAACGGCTTGATAACAAGCAATTATCACAAGTACAAAATTTTGCAGAGGCACTTTTTTTCGACCCCGCTCTGATTCCAGATGATATCGAAAATCCCTATCGCGGTAATTTCAAGAAAAAGAAAGACTTAAAAGCGTTCCATGATCTCCTTCACTTAATTGAACAACAAATCACAGGGGATGAAATCGAAGCCCTTCTGCCAAAACAGTTAGATGAATGGCAGTTGGTTGCCGTTTCCGATCTGGCCAAATGCCTGTGTCGGCAAGTTCAATGGCTGATCGTTCAGATCGAATCAGCTCGTTTTGCGTGCGGACAAAGTATAAAAAAACAGGAAGAACAGTGGTGCCAGAAAGCGATTCAAATCCACAAGCTGTTCAATCGACTTTCCCGACGTATGAACCCCTCCGATACAGATTCTTCCAGTCACTGTCGCCAAATGATGGAAACGCAAATGTCAACCATCTATGGAATCCAGAATGACTGGCATAAAGCGCATGAATGCCTGGATAGGGCTCTCGGTCTGACATCCAATCTTGGCGCAGCAGATTCACTTCTGAACTCTGGAATCATTGAGCTGCATCGTGCACAGCTCTTTTTATTGCACGCCAGGTCGCTTGGAAACGGAATCATACCCGAAACACGTCGCAATCTGTTACGGCTGTTACACAGAGTTGCGCGCGGAAATTATTCGCGCGGACTGGAAGGCCTCAAGAAATCCGAACAGGAAATCATTGACTATCTAAAGGACGCAAAAAAATATTGGAAAAAAAAGGGAATCAAAAAGCCGTCAAAGGCGACTCCGGAAGAAAAGAAGAAATGGAAAACTGATTTGTCCAGTGGACGACGACTGCTGGAAGACGCCGAAGCCAGTTTGAAAAAAGCAGAATTGGCGCTGGTTCAAAAACGTAAAAATGTCTGGTGGTCCACCTGGCTTTTCGAATTACAGGCCAAGGTCGTGGAATATCGACTACTCTTTTCCATTCATGAACGGGTACATCATCTTGCTTGGAAATCACAGGAAGATTTAAGAGATCTGATCACCTCAACCCGCGCAGGAATCGTTCCGATTCCTGACTTTGGCTCCAATTCCAGTCCTCGCAGCGAACCAACGATCCTGGATGAAGCACTGGAAAACACACTGCGAATGGTACGTCTCGATCTGGTTCGATTATCGCGCGTTGTGGAAAGTTACGCTTTCTGCCATTGGGCATTGTCCGTTTTAATCCAACTGTCACCCGACCTCGAATGGCTTCCAACCCGGCAGGAAATGATGCGCAAAGCACTTGGCGCAGATCGTCAGCGAACCGCCATCGAAATCTTACAATCGAAAATCAAACGGCGGACCAGCATGCCTCCCGTACTCGACCCGTTCGCCCATGCGTATGCGGAAAACACGCTGCAACTGGCCCGAGACGTCGTCGATTTCACACCCATTCACGGTGGATCCTGA